The genomic window TCCTTGCGGAGGCCTTGTCGCTCGCCTGCACCCGCTTCACCGCGCGGCAGCGCGATCCGGGGAGATGCAGCCGCACGTGGGGCTCAGAGAGGGCCGAGCAGGTCCTCGAGGTCGAAGGCGGCGTGCACGGCGGCGGTGAGCGCGGTCTCCTGCTCCGGCCTCAACCGCCCGATCTGACGACCCAGAGCCGTTGCCGGCACGGTGACGATGTCGTCGCAGCTCACGACACTCGGGTGGTCGAGGCCGTTCCCGGGCCCGACGGGCACCTCGGTCGACAGCCCGCGGATCCTGCTGGTGATCGGGGCGACGGTGACCCGTGACAGGTGCGGACGTACCAACTCTCGGGTCAGCACGAGGACGGGACGGGTCTCGTCGAGCTGGGCGAGGTGGATCGGCCGCATCAGTCGAGGTCGTCGAGCGGTGTCCGGGCGGCGAGCTCGGCCAGTGTGTCCAGGTCGTCGGCCTCGGAGTCCGCAGCCAGGATGGCTGCATCCCGGGCCGCGATCTCGCGGCGCTGCTGACGCCGGAGCGCCTGACTGACCACGGCGGCGCGGGACGGCGCCCGGCCGTCAGCCACCAGCTGGTCGATGAACGCCACGAGCTCCTCAGGGAGGCGGACGGCGATCTGAGTGCTCACGGGGTTCATGGTACCGAATTGGGATGCGCGGTGATACCACTCATCTGTCGCAACGGACGACGGCTCTTCTCCGAGCCGTTGGGCGACCGCCCCAGGGCATTCGAACGGGGCGAGGCGGTTCCGTAGCGTCAGGGCGTGCAGACGCCCGACCCGGACCTCCTGGCCCTCGTCGACCGCCACCGCCACCACATCGAGCGCGGGGCGACGGTGGTGGTCGTCCGGGGGCACGAGGTCCACCTCGGCGACATCGAGGCACGGAGCGTCCTCTTCCGCCGCGACGACGGGCTCTACCAGGTCGACCGCTCCAGTCGGGGGGAGCGGTGGTTCGAGATGGAGGCGCAGGACCTCACTGAGGTGGAGCTCCTGGTCGTCGAGCGCTTCTGCTCCTCGGTGCACCGGCACCCCGACGCCTGGCGCTTCGACGTCGTGCGGCGTGGGGACGGCCGCGTCGAGGTCCGCCAGGACGGCCGCCTGCGAGCTGCCTTCGCGGACCTGCACGGCGCCCGCGCCTTCTCCGGTTTCGCCGCCCTGACGCCGGCGGAGCTGCTCGTCACCCCGCCGCGGGTCGGCTGGACGGGGTGGGTGCCGCCGGTCGACCAGGAGACGCGCGGCCTCCTCGACCGGCTGCGGGACGTCCGCCCGCTGGCCGTCGACGAGGACCGCTGCGAGGTGCGCCTGGACGAACGCCGGATGGGCGCTCGCCTCACCCGGGTCGGCGGCGTGTGGCACGTGTGGGAGGGCAACGACTACTCCGTCCCGGATCCGCCGACCCTCGTGACGCCGTCGGCTGCCGTTCTCCAGCGGTACCTGCTCATCCGCTTCTCCGGCGACCCGACTCTCGGGAAGCCCCTCGGGGAGCTGGTCCGCGACGGCGTCGTGGTCGCCCGTGGCGTCGGCGTCACCAGCGCCCTGGTCCGCGCCGTCGGGGACGGCGTGGGGCGGGTGTGACGACCGGGTCCTGACCGACGGCCCGGCTGCCGATGCGTCAGGGGAGCGGCGGACGAACCACGACCCCCGGCGCTCGGGGAGTGCAACGCACATGGCTGGACGACGACGACTCCAGGACCGTCTCGCGGTCCTCGGTGGCGCGCGGCCCGACCTGCTCGAGGCCGCGCCCGGCGCGCGCCCGCGCTTCGCCGCGCTCGGCGGCGTCCTGCTGAGCACCGGCGGCCTCGCCGTCGCCTCGGCGTCGTTCGCGCTGCACATGGCCCTCGGCGTCTGGGGGCCGTTCGCGCTGGTGCTCGGGCTCGGCTGGGGCGCCGTCGTGGTCAACCTCGACCGGATGCTGCTCGTCGGCATGGCGCACGACGCCTCGCTCAAGCGCAACCTCGCCCTCGCCGTCCCGCGCGTGGGCTTGGCGCTGATCCTGGGCGTCGTCGTCGCCACGCCCCTGACGCTGCAGGTGTTCCACAAGGAGATCGACGCCGAGATCACGGTCATGCAGGCCGAGGCCGCGGACGCGTACCGGCAGTCGCTGGAGTCCGACGCGCGCTTCGCCGGCCTCGCCGAGCTGCAGGAGCGGGTGACGCGGGGGCAGGACGTCGTCGCCACCGGCGGGCAGAGCGACCCCGCGCTGGCCGCCGTGCAGGCCGACGTCACCGCCACGCAGGCCGCCTACGACGCCGCCCTGGCCACCCAGCGCGACCTCGAGGCGCGCGCCCAGTGCGAGCTCGACGGCACCTGCGGCACCGGCGACGCCGGCACCGGGGAGGCCTACCTGCAGGCCCGCGCCGCCGCGGACGCGCAGGCCGCCGTCGTCGCCTCGGCCCGGACGGCGCTCGACGACGCGCAGGAGACGGCGTCCGACGCCGAGTCGCGCAGCGCCGACCTCGCCGCCGCGTCGCTGGCCACCGACCAGGCCGAGCTGACCCGGCTGACCGCCGAGCTCGACCGGCTGCAGGCCGCGTTCGACGCCACGAACGAGGGCTCCGGCGGCATCCTGCTGCGGCTGGAGGCGCTCGACCGGCTCAGCGACAGCAACGCCACGCTGGCGGTCGCCAAGTCCATGCTGTCGCTGCTGTTCATGTGCGTGGAGATCCTGCCGGTGCTCATGAAGGTGCTGCTCAACTTCGGCCCGCCGACCGCCTACGACAAGCTCGCGGCGCTCCGCGACGGCGGCGACGTCGAGATCGAGGAGCTGCAGCAGCAGTCGCGGCGCACCGTGGCCGAGGCGAAGGAGGAGCTGCTGGTCATGGCCGAGCAGGAGCGCCTCGACCGGCAGAAGGCCGCCATCCGCGCCCGCCACCTCGCCGCGCTGGCGCAGGCCCAGGTCGAGGCCGAGGAGGCCGCCCGCCCGGCGCCGCAGCCGGCCCCGCGCCGGTCGAGGAGCCCGCCCGACAGCTCTGGGACACCGGCCCGATCCGGCTGGCCCGCTCGGCCGCGCGGACCATCCGCCCGTCCCGCCGGCCGGGCAACCGGGTTCCGACCGGCGTCTGACGCCGACCGGCACCACGCACCGAGGCGTGCACTTCCGCGGAAGTGCACGCCTCGGTGCGTCATCGGGCGGCGGTCGACGTCCGGCCTGGCCGGCGGTGTGCGCTCAGGGCGCGTTCCGGGCCGAGGACACGCCGGGAGTGCACATCATCGAGGGGCCGCCTGAGACGGAGTGCGCTCAAGCCGGGTTCTGCTGTGCGGAACGCGGCCTCTGCGCACACCGTCCAGTGCACTCCCGCCGAAGCGGAGCAGCCGAGAGTTCCTCATCGCGCCGGGCCGCTTCTAGCCAGAACTCTGGCTAGAGTGGTCGCGTGACGACCATTCCGCTCAGCGAGGCCAAGGACAAGCTGTCGGCGCTGGTCGAGGCCGCCGAGAAGACGCACGAGATCGTCACGATCACCCGCCACGGACGGGAGGCCGCCGTCCTCATGGCGAAGGAGGATCTCGACTCGCTGCACGAGACCCTGTTCTGGCTCTCGCAGCTCGGCGTCCGCGAGGACGTCGAGGAGGCGCGCGCCGAGGACGAGCGCGACGAGACCTCCTCCGGTGAGGAGCTGAGAGCCGAGTTCGGCCTGGACGGGTGACCGCACCGTTCGAGCTGCGGGTCTCCTCGGCGGCTCGGCGTCAGCTCGGACGCCTGGCTCCGAAGGTGGCGGCAGCCGTGGTCGAGTTCCTCACGGGGGTCCTGTCTCAGAACCCCCTGCGCCTGAGCAGGCCGTTGAACGGGGACCTCGCCGGGCTGCGCAGTGCGCGGCGGGGCGACTACCGCGTCCTCCTCGAGGTCGACGAGGACCGTCGCCGCGTCCTCGTGGTGCGCGTCGCCCACCGGTCCGACGTCTACCGCCCGCCGGCGCCGTCCGGGCGGAGTGACGCCCGGTCCCCGGCCGCACGCCCGAGCCGCTCCCGGACGCGAGCCGCACGAGCTCCGTCAGAGCCCGGCGCCGTACTGCGGGCAGTAGGCCCCGACCGCGGCGCCCACGATGGTCCCGGCGTCGCTCGCCGTCACCAACCCGGACGAGAGGACCATGACGCCGGCGTCGTCCACGTCGCCCTGTCCGGTGGAGACGTAGGCGCAGACGAGCCGCCCGACCTCGATGACCTCGTCCTCGTCGTCACCCGGGGCGAGCAGCCCGGCGGCGGACAGGGTGCCGAGGTACCGGGCATCGGCCTCCGGGCTGACGTCCATGACCTGTTCACCGGGCCGGGGCAGGGCCCTGGTCGCCGTCGTGGTGGCGGTGGAGGGCTCCGCAGGCCGGGACCCGTCAGGTGCACCTGTGCTGGTCGCCGCGGCCGTCGGCGGCGGCGCGGCCACCGTGTCCTCGCCTCGCAGCACGACGAGCGTCACGGCGACCGCGGACGCGAACACGGCCATCGCGAGCGCGGTCACCACGACGGCGGTCCGCCTCGACAGCATCCTCGGGGTCCCGTGCACCGTTGCCGTCCGCGAGCTCAGTCGAGGGAGTGCTGAGGGCACAGGGAGACGATCGCGGCGCTGGTGACCTCGGAGGACTGCCGCGAGGTCATGCCGGAGGAGACGCCGATGCTGACGATGCGGGCCAGCGTCTGGTCGCCGTTGCCGTAGGTGTCGAGGTAGTCGCAGGTGACGTCGCCGATCTCGACGAGAGTCGCGTCGTCCACCGTCCTGAACGCGAGGTCGGTGCTGCGGAGGAGCCGCAGGTACTCGTCGTAGTCCGAGGTGTCCGGTGCGGCCGCCTCATCGGCCTGGCCCCGGGCTGCCTCCGCCTCCCGGGCCCGATCGGACGCAGCGGCCGCCGCCGCCTCCGCCTCGGTGGCCTCGACGCCGAGGTTGTCGACCCCCCGCTGGGCGTCGCGCAGGTCGGTGGCCTGCTGCTCGTCCTCGGCGCGCTCTGCGGCAGCCAGGTCGGACGCGGTCGAGCGCGAGTCGAGCAGGAGCGCGGTGAGGACCCCGACCCCCATCACCAGGACGGCGGTCACGACGGCGAGCGCGACGACCAGGCCGGTGCGCCGGCGCACGGGCGCGGGCGGTACCGGGACGAACGGCGTGCCGTCGCCCACGGTCTGCCAGGGGCCGGGCCCGACCTGCGGCGGTACGGGTGCTCCGGGGAAGGGCTGGGACATGGTGTCTCCGGTTCGAGGACGCAGCGGGACGGTCCGGGCCACGCTGGAGGGAGTCGCGGTGTGAGGCAGGGCCGACACCCGCCGTCGGCGGGAGCCGGTGGGGTCAGGAGCCGTACTCGGGACAGAGGATCTGGGTGGCGGCGGTGACCAGGAGGATCGCGTCGTCGACGGCGTACGTCGCGGTGGCCCGGTCGAAGGCGTCCGAGAGGTCCGCGGGGGTCCCGGCCGTGGAGTCGAGGTAGCTGCAGACGTCGCGTCCCCGCTGCAGCAACTGGGCGTCGGTCGCGCTCGTCATGGTCTCGGTGGCACGGAGGGCGTCGACGAAGGTCTGCGCGTCCGCCGCGGCGGCGTCCGCGTCCGCCTGCTCGCGAGCGGCGGACGCGTCCTCGGCGGCGCGCTGGGCGGCCTCGGCCGTGGCGATGCGGCGCTCGGCGGCGGCTGCACCCGCCTCGGCGTCGCTGATCCGCTCCTCCAGCTGACCGCGCTCGTCCCGGACGGCCTGCAGTTCCTCCGCCTGCTGGCGGTCCTCGGCAGCCTCCGCCGCGGCGAGTGCGTCCGCCTCACCCCGGGCGCTGACCACCAGCGCGGTCAGGACGCCGGCCGCAGCCAGCAGCAGGACGACGGCGGCCGACAGGGCGACGACGAGGCGGTTGCGCCCCCTGTCCCGTGCCGCGCCGTCCGCCGGGGCGGGCTCCGGCACCGCGAACACCGCGGTCCCGGTCCGCTCGCCGTAGGCGACGGCGTCCTCGGAGCCGGGGGGAAGCGCCGGCACCCCGCCCTCGCCCGCCGCGAGGTGTGAGGGCGGGGCGGCCGGGATCGGGGACTCCGAGGTGGGCTGGGACATCGCTGCCCTTCCGAACGGGACGCGGCGACACCGCGACGTGGTCTCGTCATGGGGTCCGCAGCGCGTCCACGCACACGTGGACAGCAGGGGGCGGCGTGCCGACCGGCGCGTCGTCCCCTTCCCGTCCTCCTCGGACCCGCTGTCGCGCCGGGAACAGCGCGGGCAGCAGTGTGTCAGCGGTCGACGACGGAAACGGGCCGGTACCGATCTCGAACGAGTCACGACTCGTCACCCCCGACCCACGAGGGCCGACGCGTCCTGAGCGCCCGGCGTCAGCCTCCGGCCAGGCGCTCCAGTGCCGCGGTGAAGCTGGCGTTCCACAGGCCGAGGTGGGGCCAGCGCTCGGCGACGTGCGCCGTCGCCTGCTCGACCGACATCCCCTGCTCGCGCACCAGCCAGCCGCGCAGCACCAGGCCGGTCCGCGAGGCGCCGCCGTGGCAGTGCACGAGCACGCGATGCCCCTCCGCGTGCAGCGCGGACAGGTCGTCGAGGACGTCGGTGAGCATGACGTCGAGGTCGACGTTGTACTCGTTGTCCGCGATGTAGGCCATCCGGTGGTTCGTGTGCGGGAACGGCTCGCCGAGCCGGCACAGCGAGATGACGGCGAAGTCCTCGTCCGAGTACCGCGCGCCGTCGAGGTTGCCCGCCCAGATCCCCGGCAGGACCTCCACCGGGCCGATCCGCGGGATGACACCGGGGTCGTACGACGGCACCGGCTTGCCGTCCAGCGCCGCCGCGAGCTGCTGCAGGTCGGCCAGCCGCCAGACGCGGTCGCCGTGCCCGGGGATCCGCCCGTGCACCGCCGAGGACCACCGCATCGGGATGCCGCCCATCCCGTACACCGCCCCGGCCAGGCCGCCGGCCACGCAGGCGACCGTGTCGGTGTCGCCGCCGAGGTCGAGCACCAGGCGCAGCACCTCGGCGAAGTCGCGCCCGTGCCGCAGCGCCCACAGCGCCTGCCCGAGCGTCGGCCACACCGCGCCGTTCGACTCGGTCGCGATCGAGGGCTCCCAGTCGGGAGCCAGCACGGTCGCCCACCGGTCGCGGTGCTCCTCGGTCACCAGCGCCACGGCGGTGGGGACGGCGGCCAGCGGGTCGCCGCCGTCGAGCGCCACCCGCACCAGCTCGTGGAAGACGGCGCAGCCCTCGCCGGCCGACGGATCGCCGTGCGTGAGCGCCGAGATCCGCCGGGCGGCGTCCACCGTCGCGTCCGTCCCGGACCGCGAGAACCAGATGGCCGCCGGCGTCGTCCGCATCAGCGACCCGTTGCCCGCCGCGTGCCCCGACCGCGCGAAGTGCTCGGCGGCCGCGCGGTCCCACGGCAGTCCCGACGACAGCACCGCCCGCGTCTGGTTGCCGATGTCCGGCGGGTCGGCGTCGGCCCACTGGCGGAAGCGGTCGAAGACGTCGCCCTCGTCGAGCCGGCCCCGCTCGACCAGCGACCCGGCCACCAGCAGCGCCATCTGCGTGTCGTCGGTGAACTCGCCCGGCTCCCACCCCAGGGGGCCGCCGCCGCACATCTCGGTGGCGGCCCCCCGGGCCGGGACGGGGAAGCGGGCCGAGAACGCCCCGGGCGGGCCGAACTCGAACGGTGCCCCGAGCGCGTCTCCTACGGCCGAGCCGACGAGCGCCCCCGCCACCCGGTGGGACCGGTGCAGTCCAGCAGTCACGGGCGCCAGTCTGCGCGACGCCCCTCAAGCAGCCATCAGCGCTACAAAGGCCCTCCTCCTCCGGCGCGGAAGGCGCCGATCACGGTCGGCGCGTGAGACCGTCCCGTCTCGATGTACCGCACCGACGGCTCCCTGGTCCTGAGCCCCACCGACCTGACCCGCCACCAGGCCTGCCCGCACGTGACGACGCTCGACCTGGCCGTCGCCGACGGCCGGTTGACGCCGCTCGCCGAGGGCCCGACCGACCACGCGGCGCTCATCGCCGACCTCGGCACCGAGCACGAGATGCGCTACCTCGACGCGCTCGAGGCCGAGGGCCGCACCGTCGTCCGCATCCCGGCGCGGTTCGACGCCGCGGGCCGCCGCGAGGCCGAGGCGCTGACGCTGCAGGCCATGCGCGACGGCGTCGACGTCATCTCGCAGGCCTCGTTCTTCGACGGCGTCTGGGGCGGCGCGGCCGACTTCCTGCTCAGGGTCGGCACCCCGTCGCAGCTGGGCGACTGGTCCTACGAGGTCGCCGACGCCAAGCTCGCCCGCCGCGTCAAGGTGCCCGCGCTGCTGCAGATGGCCACCTATGCCGAGCGCCTCGCCGTCCTCCAGGGCCGCTCCCCCGACCGCGTCTGCGTGGTCACCGGCGACGGCGTGACCAACCCGTGGCGGCTGGTCGACGTCGCCGCCTACGCCCGCCGCGCCCGACGCAACCTGACTGCGTTCGTCGCCGACCCGCCGGTCACCGAGCCGGTCCCGACGTCGTACTGCAACCAGTGCACGTGGAAGCCGCGCTGCGACGCCGAGCTGCTGGCCGCCGACGACCTCAGCCTGGTCGCCGGCATGCGCCGCGACACCCGCGAGGCCCTGCGCGCCGCCGGCATCGCC from Geodermatophilus normandii includes these protein-coding regions:
- a CDS encoding DUF732 domain-containing protein; the protein is MLSRRTAVVVTALAMAVFASAVAVTLVVLRGEDTVAAPPPTAAATSTGAPDGSRPAEPSTATTTATRALPRPGEQVMDVSPEADARYLGTLSAAGLLAPGDDEDEVIEVGRLVCAYVSTGQGDVDDAGVMVLSSGLVTASDAGTIVGAAVGAYCPQYGAGL
- a CDS encoding ribbon-helix-helix domain-containing protein; protein product: MSTQIAVRLPEELVAFIDQLVADGRAPSRAAVVSQALRRQQRREIAARDAAILAADSEADDLDTLAELAARTPLDDLD
- a CDS encoding type II toxin-antitoxin system Phd/YefM family antitoxin; this translates as MTTIPLSEAKDKLSALVEAAEKTHEIVTITRHGREAAVLMAKEDLDSLHETLFWLSQLGVREDVEEARAEDERDETSSGEELRAEFGLDG
- a CDS encoding DUF732 domain-containing protein, translated to MSQPFPGAPVPPQVGPGPWQTVGDGTPFVPVPPAPVRRRTGLVVALAVVTAVLVMGVGVLTALLLDSRSTASDLAAAERAEDEQQATDLRDAQRGVDNLGVEATEAEAAAAAASDRAREAEAARGQADEAAAPDTSDYDEYLRLLRSTDLAFRTVDDATLVEIGDVTCDYLDTYGNGDQTLARIVSIGVSSGMTSRQSSEVTSAAIVSLCPQHSLD
- a CDS encoding type II toxin-antitoxin system PemK/MazF family toxin encodes the protein MRPIHLAQLDETRPVLVLTRELVRPHLSRVTVAPITSRIRGLSTEVPVGPGNGLDHPSVVSCDDIVTVPATALGRQIGRLRPEQETALTAAVHAAFDLEDLLGPL
- a CDS encoding DUF4407 domain-containing protein, with product MAGRRRLQDRLAVLGGARPDLLEAAPGARPRFAALGGVLLSTGGLAVASASFALHMALGVWGPFALVLGLGWGAVVVNLDRMLLVGMAHDASLKRNLALAVPRVGLALILGVVVATPLTLQVFHKEIDAEITVMQAEAADAYRQSLESDARFAGLAELQERVTRGQDVVATGGQSDPALAAVQADVTATQAAYDAALATQRDLEARAQCELDGTCGTGDAGTGEAYLQARAAADAQAAVVASARTALDDAQETASDAESRSADLAAASLATDQAELTRLTAELDRLQAAFDATNEGSGGILLRLEALDRLSDSNATLAVAKSMLSLLFMCVEILPVLMKVLLNFGPPTAYDKLAALRDGGDVEIEELQQQSRRTVAEAKEELLVMAEQERLDRQKAAIRARHLAALAQAQVEAEEAARPAPQPAPRRSRSPPDSSGTPARSGWPARPRGPSARPAGRATGFRPASDADRHHAPRRALPRKCTPRCVIGRRSTSGLAGGVRSGRVPGRGHAGSAHHRGAA
- a CDS encoding ADP-ribosylglycohydrolase family protein, with product MTAGLHRSHRVAGALVGSAVGDALGAPFEFGPPGAFSARFPVPARGAATEMCGGGPLGWEPGEFTDDTQMALLVAGSLVERGRLDEGDVFDRFRQWADADPPDIGNQTRAVLSSGLPWDRAAAEHFARSGHAAGNGSLMRTTPAAIWFSRSGTDATVDAARRISALTHGDPSAGEGCAVFHELVRVALDGGDPLAAVPTAVALVTEEHRDRWATVLAPDWEPSIATESNGAVWPTLGQALWALRHGRDFAEVLRLVLDLGGDTDTVACVAGGLAGAVYGMGGIPMRWSSAVHGRIPGHGDRVWRLADLQQLAAALDGKPVPSYDPGVIPRIGPVEVLPGIWAGNLDGARYSDEDFAVISLCRLGEPFPHTNHRMAYIADNEYNVDLDVMLTDVLDDLSALHAEGHRVLVHCHGGASRTGLVLRGWLVREQGMSVEQATAHVAERWPHLGLWNASFTAALERLAGG
- a CDS encoding DUF732 domain-containing protein, with the protein product MSQPTSESPIPAAPPSHLAAGEGGVPALPPGSEDAVAYGERTGTAVFAVPEPAPADGAARDRGRNRLVVALSAAVVLLLAAAGVLTALVVSARGEADALAAAEAAEDRQQAEELQAVRDERGQLEERISDAEAGAAAAERRIATAEAAQRAAEDASAAREQADADAAAADAQTFVDALRATETMTSATDAQLLQRGRDVCSYLDSTAGTPADLSDAFDRATATYAVDDAILLVTAATQILCPEYGS